Proteins found in one Cricetulus griseus strain 17A/GY chromosome X, alternate assembly CriGri-PICRH-1.0, whole genome shotgun sequence genomic segment:
- the Agtr2 gene encoding type-2 angiotensin II receptor: protein MKDNFGFVVTSKNVTSSLPFDGFNMSATNESVFNCSHKPSDKHLEAIPVLYYIIFVIGFAVNIVVVSLFCCQKGPKKVSSIYIFNLAVADLLLLATLPLWASYYSYRYDWLFGPVMCKVFGSFLTLNMFASIFFITCMSVDRYQSVIYPFLSQRRNPWQASYVVPLVWCMACLSSLPTFYFRDVRTIEYLGVNACIMAFPPEKYAQWSAGIALMKNILGFIIPLIFIATCYFGIRKHLLKTNSYGKNRVTRDQVLKMAAAVVLAFIICWLPFHVLTFLDALAWMGIINSCEVIAVIDLALPFAILLGFTNSCVNPFLYCFVGNRFQQKLRSVFRVPITWLQGKRETMSCRKSSSLREMDTFVS from the coding sequence ATGAAGGACAACTTCGGTTTTGTCGTCACCAGCAAAAATGTCACCAGCAGCCTTCCTTTTGATGGTTTCAACATGTCTGCCACCAATGAGTCTGTCTTTAACTGCTCGCACAAACCGTCCGATAAGCATTTGGAAGCAATTCCTGTGCTCTATTACATTATTTTTGTCATTGGCTTTGCTGTTAATATTGTTGTGGTCTCACTGTTCTGTTGTCAAAAGGGCCCTAAAAAGGTTTCCAGCATTTATATCTTCAATCTGGCTGTGGCTGATTTACTCCTTTTGGCTACCCTCCCTCTCTGGGCGTCCTATTACTCTTATAGATATGACTGGCTCTTTGGACCTGTGATGTGCAAAGTGTTTGGTTCTTTTCTGACTCTGAACATGTTTGCCAGCATTTTTTTCATTACCTGTATGAGTGTTGACAGGTACCAGTCGGTTATCTACCCTTTTCTGTCTCAAAGAAGGAATCCATGGCAAGCATCTTATGTAGTCCCCCTTGTCTGGTGTATGGCCTGTCTGTCCTCATTGCCAACATTTTACTTCCGAGATGTCAGAACCATTGAATACTTAGGCGTGAATGCTTGTATTATGGCTTTCCCACCTGAGAAATATGCCCAGTGGTCTGCTGGGATTGCCTTAATGAAAAATATCCTTGGTTTTATTATTCCTTTAATATTCATAGCAACGTGTTACTTTGGAATCAGAAAACACCTGCTGAAGACCAATAGCTATGGGAAGAACAGAGTAACCCGTGACCAAGTCTTGAAGATGGCAGCTGCTGTTGTGTTGGCGTTCATCATTTGCTGGCTTCCCTTCCATGTTCTGACCTTCCTGGATGCTCTGGCCTGGATGGGTATCATTAATAGCTGTGAAGTTATAGCAGTCATTGACCTGGCACTCCCTTTTGCCATCCTCCTGGGATTCACCAACAGCTGTGTTAATCcctttctgtattgttttgttggAAACCGCTTCCAACAGAAGCTGCGCAGTGTGTTCAGGGTTCCCATTACTTGGCTCCAAGGCAAGAGAGAGACTATGTCTTGCCGAAAAAGCAGTTCTCTTAGAGAAATGGACACCTTTGTGTCTTAA